A stretch of Leucobacter aridicollis DNA encodes these proteins:
- a CDS encoding ANTAR domain-containing response regulator: MNDQSVAPTAPRRVVVAEDESLIRLDIVETLRDNGFDVVGEAGDGETAVALVKELRPDLVVMDVKMPKLDGISAAEQINEEHIAPVVLLTAFSQRELVERATEAGALAYVVKPFTPADLIPAIEIALSRFQQIVALESEVADLAERFETRKLVDRAKGILNDKMGLSEPEAFRWIQKASMDRRLTMQDVAKTIIDQLGPKKD, translated from the coding sequence GTGAATGACCAGAGTGTTGCACCGACCGCGCCGCGGCGCGTAGTCGTAGCAGAAGACGAATCCCTCATCCGCCTCGACATCGTCGAGACGCTGCGCGACAACGGATTCGACGTTGTCGGTGAGGCAGGCGACGGCGAGACCGCTGTTGCCCTCGTGAAGGAGCTCCGCCCCGACCTCGTCGTGATGGACGTGAAGATGCCGAAGCTTGACGGCATCTCGGCGGCCGAGCAGATCAACGAGGAGCACATCGCACCCGTCGTGCTGCTCACCGCGTTCAGCCAGCGCGAGCTCGTCGAGCGCGCGACCGAGGCCGGCGCGCTCGCCTACGTCGTGAAGCCGTTCACCCCCGCAGACCTCATCCCGGCGATCGAGATCGCGCTCTCGCGCTTCCAGCAGATCGTCGCCCTCGAGAGCGAGGTCGCCGACCTCGCCGAGCGCTTCGAAACCCGGAAGCTCGTCGACCGCGCGAAGGGCATTCTCAACGACAAGATGGGCCTGTCTGAGCCCGAGGCGTTCCGCTGGATTCAGAAGGCGTCGATGGACCGCCGCCTGACGATGCAGGACGTCGCGAAGACGATCATCGACCAGCTCGGGCCGAAGAAGGACTAG
- a CDS encoding hotdog fold thioesterase produces MPEQEAAAPNRFGVRPGTDSADIDLVNAQGLGALATRMGIVLTEFNRERVVATMPVEGNTQPYGLVNGGAYAVLGETLGSMHAGFLAPEGKLPVGVDINATHTGSATEGFITAVCTPIHAGRSMTVHEIVCTDDNGRRCSTLRITNFYKNVPAA; encoded by the coding sequence ATGCCAGAGCAGGAAGCAGCAGCCCCCAACCGCTTCGGGGTCCGCCCGGGAACCGACAGCGCCGACATCGATCTTGTCAACGCGCAGGGCCTGGGCGCACTCGCCACTCGCATGGGAATCGTGCTCACCGAGTTCAATCGTGAGCGCGTCGTCGCGACGATGCCCGTCGAGGGCAACACTCAGCCGTACGGGCTCGTGAACGGCGGGGCATACGCGGTGCTCGGCGAGACGCTCGGTTCAATGCACGCCGGCTTCCTCGCGCCCGAGGGCAAGCTGCCAGTCGGCGTCGACATCAACGCGACGCACACGGGCTCCGCGACGGAGGGCTTCATCACCGCGGTCTGCACCCCGATCCACGCCGGCCGATCCATGACCGTGCACGAGATCGTCTGCACCGACGACAACGGCCGCCGCTGCTCGACCCTCAGGATCACGAACTTCTACAAGAACGTTCCCGCCGCGTAG
- the polA gene encoding DNA polymerase I, which produces MVIDGHSLAFRAFYALPVDSFQTQTGQHTNAIHGFISMLINLLANENPDSLAIAFDISRHSFRTEEYPEYKGTRGETPVEFKGQIPLLQEALHAMGIRTIEKEGYEADDILATLSLEGANAGYRVLVVSGDRDTIQLVDDNVTLLYPSKQGVSELTRYDADKVMERYGVRPEQYPEIAALVGETSDNLPGVPRVGEKTAVKWINQFGSLEEIIRRQDEIGGKVGESLRENAHLAERNRRLNRLVRDVELDVTLDELKRGEVDMDAVQQKFAELEFRTLLQRVAKLVGAEVPTGSGKPAAIGATLPEARLLIDEELGDWLAKANTPAVYLSETAGGIDVGLATPESTVKLVWQPGGRDYAQFEEWLASDAPKVFFDAKQQLRVASAAGATVGGIAGDALLAAWVLRPIAPEKTIAEAVFRYLGEEVPVGDPNQLVPEEGSVATPEQLAWYIVRVHTAIVGRFEGRTAEVYENIELPLLPVLALLEARGVAIDLPLLEAHHAELTERVGALEQRAFDAIGHEVNLSSPKQLQQVLFEELDMPKTRKTKSGYTTDAAALADLQQKHPHPFLDSLLAHRDANKLRQIVETLIKAVGADDQRIHTTLVQVGASTGRLASTDPNLQNIPVRSEEGRRIREGFIHAPEYTTLLTADYSQIEMRIMAHLSGDEGLIQAFNEGEDLHRFVGARIFGVEPAEVTNEMRSKVKAMSYGLAYGLSAFGLSKQLNISAGEAKQLMEDYFERFGGVRDYLRSVVEQAKRDMYTETIFGRRRPFPDLASPNRILRENAERAALNAPIQGSAADIIKIAMIAVEDHMREAGLKSRMLLQIHDELMFEVAEGEQDQLQEIVHADMSGAAKLLVPLEVQFGHGPNWNAAAH; this is translated from the coding sequence ATGGTCATCGACGGTCACTCCCTCGCTTTCCGTGCCTTTTACGCGCTCCCCGTCGATAGTTTCCAGACGCAGACGGGCCAGCATACGAACGCGATCCACGGGTTCATCTCGATGTTGATCAACCTGCTCGCGAACGAGAACCCAGACTCGCTCGCGATCGCGTTCGACATCTCGCGGCACTCGTTCCGCACGGAGGAATACCCCGAGTACAAGGGCACCCGCGGCGAGACCCCGGTCGAGTTCAAGGGCCAGATCCCGCTCCTGCAGGAGGCCCTCCACGCGATGGGGATCCGCACGATCGAGAAGGAGGGCTACGAGGCCGACGACATCCTCGCGACGCTGTCGCTCGAAGGGGCGAACGCCGGGTATCGCGTGCTCGTGGTCTCCGGCGACCGCGACACGATCCAGCTCGTCGACGACAACGTGACGCTGCTGTACCCGTCGAAGCAGGGCGTGAGCGAGCTCACCCGCTACGACGCGGACAAGGTGATGGAGCGCTACGGCGTGCGCCCCGAGCAGTACCCGGAGATCGCGGCCCTCGTCGGCGAGACGAGCGACAACCTTCCCGGCGTGCCGCGCGTTGGCGAGAAGACGGCCGTGAAGTGGATCAACCAGTTCGGGTCGCTCGAGGAGATCATTCGCCGGCAGGACGAGATCGGCGGCAAGGTCGGCGAGAGCCTGCGCGAGAACGCGCACCTCGCCGAGCGAAACCGGCGCCTGAACCGCCTCGTGCGCGACGTCGAACTCGACGTCACGCTTGACGAGCTCAAGCGCGGCGAGGTCGACATGGACGCCGTGCAGCAGAAGTTCGCGGAGCTCGAGTTCCGCACCCTGCTGCAGCGCGTCGCGAAGCTTGTGGGTGCCGAGGTGCCGACCGGCTCGGGCAAGCCGGCAGCGATCGGGGCGACGCTGCCTGAGGCGCGGCTGCTCATCGACGAAGAGCTGGGCGACTGGCTCGCAAAGGCGAACACGCCAGCGGTCTACCTCTCGGAGACCGCTGGGGGCATCGACGTTGGCCTCGCCACGCCGGAGTCGACCGTGAAGCTCGTGTGGCAGCCCGGCGGCCGCGACTACGCCCAGTTCGAGGAGTGGCTCGCGTCTGACGCGCCCAAGGTGTTCTTCGATGCGAAGCAGCAGCTCCGCGTCGCGAGCGCGGCCGGGGCGACCGTCGGCGGCATCGCCGGTGACGCGCTCTTGGCGGCGTGGGTGTTGCGCCCCATCGCGCCCGAGAAGACGATCGCCGAGGCGGTGTTCCGCTACCTCGGCGAGGAGGTTCCCGTCGGGGATCCGAATCAGCTCGTGCCGGAGGAGGGGAGCGTTGCCACCCCCGAGCAGCTCGCCTGGTACATCGTGCGCGTGCACACCGCGATCGTTGGCCGCTTCGAGGGCCGCACCGCTGAGGTGTACGAGAACATCGAGCTTCCGCTGCTGCCGGTGCTCGCGCTGCTTGAGGCGCGCGGCGTCGCGATCGACCTGCCCCTGCTCGAGGCGCACCACGCCGAGCTCACCGAACGTGTCGGCGCGCTCGAACAGCGGGCCTTCGACGCGATCGGACACGAGGTGAACCTGTCGTCGCCGAAGCAGCTGCAGCAGGTGCTCTTCGAAGAGCTCGACATGCCGAAGACCCGCAAGACGAAGAGCGGCTACACGACCGACGCGGCGGCGCTCGCGGACCTGCAGCAGAAGCACCCGCACCCGTTCCTCGACTCGCTACTCGCGCACCGCGACGCGAACAAGCTGCGCCAGATCGTTGAGACGCTGATCAAGGCGGTCGGCGCCGACGACCAGCGAATCCACACAACGCTCGTGCAGGTCGGCGCAAGCACGGGCCGCCTCGCCTCCACGGACCCGAACCTGCAGAACATCCCGGTGCGCTCGGAGGAAGGCAGGCGGATCCGCGAGGGCTTCATCCACGCCCCCGAGTACACGACGCTGCTCACCGCCGACTACTCGCAGATCGAGATGCGGATCATGGCGCACCTCTCGGGCGACGAGGGGCTCATTCAGGCCTTCAATGAGGGGGAGGACCTCCACCGGTTCGTCGGCGCTCGGATCTTCGGCGTCGAGCCCGCCGAGGTCACGAACGAGATGCGCTCGAAGGTGAAGGCGATGTCGTACGGCCTCGCGTACGGACTGTCGGCGTTCGGCCTGTCGAAGCAGCTCAACATCTCCGCTGGCGAGGCGAAGCAGCTCATGGAGGACTACTTCGAGCGCTTCGGCGGCGTCCGCGATTACCTGCGGTCCGTCGTCGAGCAGGCGAAGCGCGACATGTACACCGAGACGATCTTCGGGCGCCGGCGGCCGTTCCCCGACCTTGCCAGCCCAAACCGGATCCTGCGCGAGAACGCCGAGCGCGCCGCGCTGAACGCGCCGATTCAGGGATCCGCGGCGGACATCATCAAGATCGCGATGATCGCCGTCGAGGATCACATGCGCGAGGCCGGGTTGAAGTCGCGCATGCTGTTGCAGATCCACGACGAATTGATGTTCGAGGTCGCCGAGGGCGAGCAGGATCAGCTGCAGGAGATCGTGCACGCCGACATGTCGGGCGCTGCGAAGCTGCTCGTGCCGCTCGAGGTCCAGTTCGGACACGGACCGAACTGGAACGCGGCCGCGCACTAG
- the rpsA gene encoding 30S ribosomal protein S1: protein MTNATTTSKQVAVNDIGSAEDFLAAVELTIKSFNDGDLIEGTVVKIDRDEVLLDVGFKTEGVIPSRELSIKHDVNPDEVVQVGDSVEALVLQKEDKEGRLILSKKRAQYERAWGDVEKVKETEGVVTGTVIEVVKGGLIVDIGLRGFLPASLIELRRVRDLTPYLGQEIEAKILELDKNRNNVVLSRRALLEETQSATRSSFLADLKPGQVRKGVISSIVNFGAFVDLGGVDGLVHVSELSWKHIEHASDVVEVGQEVTVEVLSVELDRERVSLSLKATQEDPWQVFARTHAIGQIAPGAVTKLVPFGAFVRVADGIEGLVHISELSGQHVELAEQVVSAGQEVFVKIIDIDLERRRISLSLKQANEGLDPEGTEFDPALYGMTTEYDENGEYKYPEGFDPETQEWKEGFESQREKWEQEYAAAQERWEAHKKQVAAMLAEQAAAPAIDAPSSSNFSSDSASTGALADDEALAALKAQLEGN, encoded by the coding sequence ATGACGAACGCAACGACCACGAGCAAGCAGGTCGCAGTAAACGACATCGGCTCAGCCGAAGACTTCCTTGCAGCGGTCGAACTGACCATTAAGTCCTTCAACGACGGGGACCTCATTGAGGGCACCGTTGTGAAGATTGACCGCGACGAGGTCCTCCTCGACGTCGGGTTCAAGACCGAGGGCGTCATCCCCTCGCGCGAGCTGTCCATCAAGCACGACGTCAACCCTGATGAGGTTGTTCAGGTCGGCGATTCCGTTGAGGCACTCGTGCTCCAGAAGGAGGACAAGGAAGGTCGCCTGATCCTGTCCAAGAAGCGTGCTCAGTACGAGCGTGCTTGGGGCGACGTGGAGAAGGTCAAGGAGACCGAGGGTGTCGTCACCGGCACCGTCATCGAGGTTGTCAAGGGCGGCCTCATCGTTGACATCGGGCTCCGCGGCTTCCTCCCCGCATCGCTCATCGAGCTCCGCCGCGTGCGCGACCTCACCCCGTACCTCGGCCAGGAGATCGAGGCGAAGATCCTCGAGCTCGACAAGAACCGCAACAACGTTGTGCTTTCGCGTCGCGCACTCCTCGAAGAGACTCAGTCCGCTACCCGCTCCTCGTTCCTCGCCGACCTCAAGCCCGGCCAGGTTCGCAAGGGTGTCATCTCCTCGATCGTCAACTTCGGTGCGTTCGTTGATCTCGGTGGCGTCGACGGCCTCGTGCACGTCTCGGAGCTCTCGTGGAAGCACATCGAGCACGCTTCGGACGTCGTCGAGGTTGGCCAGGAAGTCACCGTCGAGGTGCTTTCGGTCGAGCTCGATCGCGAGCGCGTCTCGCTGTCGCTGAAGGCGACGCAGGAAGATCCGTGGCAGGTATTCGCACGCACCCACGCAATCGGCCAGATTGCACCGGGCGCTGTTACCAAGCTCGTTCCGTTCGGCGCGTTCGTTCGCGTTGCAGACGGCATCGAGGGCCTCGTGCACATCTCCGAGCTCTCGGGTCAGCACGTTGAGCTTGCTGAGCAGGTCGTTTCGGCCGGCCAGGAAGTCTTCGTCAAGATCATCGACATCGATCTCGAGCGTCGCCGCATCTCGCTCAGCCTCAAGCAGGCGAACGAGGGCCTCGACCCCGAGGGCACCGAGTTCGATCCGGCTCTGTACGGTATGACCACCGAGTACGACGAGAACGGCGAGTACAAGTACCCCGAGGGCTTCGATCCTGAGACCCAGGAGTGGAAGGAAGGCTTCGAGAGCCAGCGCGAGAAGTGGGAGCAGGAGTACGCTGCTGCCCAGGAGCGCTGGGAGGCACACAAGAAGCAGGTCGCCGCTATGCTCGCAGAGCAGGCTGCTGCCCCCGCTATTGACGCGCCTTCGTCCTCGAACTTCTCGAGCGATTCGGCTTCGACCGGCGCGCTCGCTGACGATGAGGCACTCGCTGCACTCAAGGCTCAGCTCGAGGGCAACTAA
- a CDS encoding DUF4126 domain-containing protein: MLEAITGLALASAAGLNAYIPLLGLGLLSKFTDLLTLPEGWAWLESWWALGALAVLLLIETIVDKVPALDTANDILQTVVRPASGGLVFSAGSASSTVAVTDPEAFVNSSAFWPFVIGVLIALVPHILKLVARPVVNLASAGLGASVMSTIEDIAAVVVTVLAVLLPLLALALIVLLVVLGVRWFRRFRARRQGAAPAAPAAG, translated from the coding sequence ATGCTCGAAGCAATCACCGGTCTCGCACTCGCCTCGGCTGCGGGACTCAACGCCTATATTCCGCTCCTCGGACTCGGGCTGCTGTCAAAGTTCACGGACCTGCTGACACTCCCCGAAGGGTGGGCCTGGCTCGAGAGCTGGTGGGCGCTCGGGGCGCTCGCGGTGCTGCTCCTCATCGAGACCATCGTCGATAAGGTGCCAGCGCTCGACACCGCCAACGACATCCTGCAGACCGTCGTGCGCCCAGCGTCTGGCGGGCTCGTGTTCAGCGCAGGCTCGGCGAGCTCCACCGTCGCGGTCACCGACCCTGAGGCGTTCGTCAACTCCTCCGCGTTCTGGCCGTTCGTCATCGGGGTGCTCATCGCGCTCGTGCCGCACATTCTGAAGCTCGTCGCCAGGCCTGTCGTGAACCTCGCCTCCGCCGGCCTCGGCGCGTCAGTCATGAGCACGATCGAGGACATCGCGGCGGTCGTCGTCACCGTGCTCGCGGTGCTGCTCCCCCTGCTCGCGCTCGCGCTCATCGTGCTCCTCGTCGTGCTCGGCGTCCGCTGGTTCCGGAGGTTCCGCGCACGCCGCCAGGGCGCGGCGCCAGCGGCGCCCGCCGCGGGCTAG
- the coaE gene encoding dephospho-CoA kinase, whose amino-acid sequence MQLIALTGGIAAGKSTVGRRLAELGALRIDADQLARDAVAPGSPGLAQVVARFGDGLLAADGSLNRAALGERVFANPDELAALNAIVHPEVRRLADEAIQAAIRIAPDAVVVYEIPLLVESGAKPGEAGLDWDTVVVADAPVETRVARMVELRGMTEADARSRIANQASDEDRRAIADVLIDTSGTEQETLEQVDALWRRIAPASSAP is encoded by the coding sequence ATGCAACTTATCGCGCTCACGGGTGGAATCGCGGCAGGAAAAAGCACCGTTGGCAGGCGGCTTGCGGAGCTTGGAGCCCTCAGGATCGACGCTGACCAGCTCGCTCGCGACGCCGTCGCTCCCGGTTCGCCGGGGCTCGCTCAGGTCGTCGCGCGATTCGGCGACGGACTCCTCGCCGCCGACGGATCGTTGAACCGCGCCGCGCTGGGGGAGCGCGTCTTCGCGAACCCGGACGAGCTGGCGGCGCTCAACGCGATCGTGCACCCCGAGGTGCGCCGGCTCGCGGACGAGGCGATCCAGGCCGCGATCCGCATCGCTCCCGACGCGGTGGTCGTCTACGAGATTCCGCTCCTCGTGGAGAGCGGCGCGAAGCCAGGAGAGGCCGGACTCGACTGGGACACGGTCGTCGTCGCGGACGCGCCCGTCGAGACGCGCGTCGCCCGGATGGTCGAGCTGCGCGGGATGACCGAAGCGGACGCGCGCAGCCGGATTGCGAACCAGGCGAGCGATGAGGATCGGCGTGCGATCGCGGACGTGCTCATCGACACCTCAGGCACCGAGCAGGAGACGCTGGAGCAGGTTGACGCGCTCTGGCGTCGGATCGCTCCAGCGTCCTCGGCGCCCTAG